Genomic DNA from candidate division WOR-3 bacterium:
TCAGTTTCTTCACTCCAAGGAAGAGCAATTAACCAGTCTATATAATTCCTTGATACAGAATATTCTGGTGAGGCAGGGTGTATTCTTGAAAGTTTATCTAATTCTCTTAAAGCCACTTCTCTTGCCTCATCAGGCATTTTCTTTTCTTCTATTTTTTTTCTTAATTCCTGAATTTCCTTTTCAGTTTCATCAAGTTCTCCTAATTCTTTTTGAATAGCCCTTAACTGTTCTCTCAATATATGTTCTCTTCTTGTTTTCTCAATTGATTCATCTACTTCTTCTTTTATTTTTTTCGAAAGAGAAGCAACCTCCTTTTCAGCAGTTAAAAAGGATAAGACTTTTTTCATTCTTTCTTCTAAATTAAGGGTTTCAAGTAATTTTTGTTTTTCAAGAGGTTCTATATTTATGGAGGATGCAACCATATCGGTGAAAATTGAATAATCTTCTATACCTGATAAAAATATAAGTGCTTCTTCAGGAATATAAGGAACTGCCTGAATAATTTCTTTTAATGTTGAAAGGATACTATGTTTTAAAGCCTCAAGAATTTTATTATCCTTCGGAAGCTCATCCTGTAATATTTTAACTTTTGCATAGAATCCTATTTCTTTTTTCACAAATTCAAGAATTTCAATTCTCTTTATACCCTGAATAAAAAGCCTCATTGAGCCATCAGGAGCTCTGAACATCCTGTGAATATACACTGCAGTTCCTATTTTAAAAATATTTTCAGGCTCAAATTCTCTTTTTTCCTCTTTTTGTAAAAATGAGCCAAATATTTTATCCTGCTTTAAAGCCTCATCTATTAACTTTTGATAAGTTTCTTCTTTTATTGTAAAAGGAATTGCTATTCCAGGGAAAATTACCCCTCCTTTAACAGGAATAACTGGAAGAACTTCAGGAATATGGGATTCAAATTCTTTTTCTTCCATATTATTCCTCCTTTACTTCAATTTCTATAATTTTTTTTATCCTTTTAGGTATTCTTATTTTTAAAATTCCATTTCTGTAACTCGTAGATATTTGAGAAGACTCTATTTCTTTTGGTAATTCAATTATTCTCCTATACTCTGAATAGGGCCACTCATAACAGTGATGGCACATTGCTAACTCTTCACTTTTTTCTTTTTTTGCTTCTACCTTTAATATCTCATCTTCTAAAACCACTTTAAGAGAATTTTTTTCAATTCCAGGCATAATAAGTTCAATTATCCACTCATTTTCAGTTTCATAAACATTTGCAGGCGGTGCAAGAAACCTTGAGGGAGCCTCCTCCCTCATTGTTCTTACTATTTGAAAAATAAATCCCTCCTCAAATTTCATAATAAATAATACCTTTATTTTTAAATTTTTTCCATAAATTTAATTTTCTCAAGTATATCTATTGCAAAATGAACATCTTTAATTTTCAATTTTCCTATTTCAAGATTTAAAGTGTTTAAGATTTCTTCGAAATCTCTTTTTCCATCAGCAAGATAGGAAATTAAATCAATAAGAAGAGGTAAGTTTTTTATTTTTTCCCTTTTATTATCATAAATTTTTCTTTCTTTCAAATCCAAGTGAAGTGATAATGAAAGGGGTACACCCTTTTCTTTTTTTCTTAGGATAAATTTCTCTTTTGTCTTTATTCTTTCAATTTTCTCTTTTTTTATTTTTTCTTTTTCTATAAATTCTTCAATTTCCTTTAAATCATCTTTAATACTAATATTTTTTTCAAGTTTATTTAAAGATTTAAAAGCATTTATAAGACCAAAATATTCCCTTATAAATTCTTCTTTTTTTACTTCTTTTATTTTCAATTCAAATATTTCTCTTTTAAAAATTTCTTTCATTTTTTCTTTTAAAAATAAAACATCTTCTTTTTCAAAGTTTAGAAGAAAGTATAAATAGGCATAGGCAAGAGAAAAAGAATTCTTTAAGGAAATTTCTGAAATCTTATCTGTTGTATCAGCTGTTGTGTGATAAAATTTATCAGGCCAGTAATTTATCATACATGAGGGGATTCCAAATTCAGGTGAAATTAAAATATAATGGTCTGAACCACCTGAGTAATCTGACATTGTTTTTCTGAAAAGAGGTATTTCTGATGTTCCTCTGAAATTTTTAGCCCCTTCAGGTAAATAGTTCATTATTAAACCTGCAAGATACCCTGCAAAACTTCTTATAAAAAATGGTTCTTTTTCAACCGTCATAACACTTTTACACTTATCCTGGTCCTCTCCTACCATATCAAGGTTTAATGCTGATATAACTTCAATATTTTCATTGAAGAATTCTTTCAAAAAGGCTACTGTTCCTGTCATTTCGGGTAGAAGTAGTATTCTTAAATTTCTCTTAAGTTTTGCTTTATTTTTCTTTATAAGTTCGTTAATGTATTTTGCAATTCCAAGAGAAACAGCCACACCTGAGAGATTATCGTTTGCAAAGGGCGAGGGATGGCAAAAGTGAGATACAAGCCATACTTCCTTTTTATTTTCTTCTCCTTTAAAAAATATATCAACTATTTCAATAAAACCTTCTCCAAATTCAGAAACAATTTCTATCTCAGCCTTTAATTTTTTATGTTTTTTTAAAATTTTTTTTAATTTTTTGCCCTTTCTTGGTGATATTGAAAATCCAAAAAAGCCTTCTTCCCAGAAAGAAACATAGTGTATTGAATCTTCAAGATCACCCTCTTCCCTTACTCCTTCAATTTCAGGCATCCCGAAATAAAGTATTCCAGCATCATAACCTCTTATTTCATAGAAAGTTTTTCTGAAGTTCTCTGTTAAAAAAATTTTTTTATCTTTTTCTCCCTTATATTTTTCAAAATCAACAATTTCGTAAATACCGTAAGTTTTTTTGCTTCTCGGAATTATTGAGAGTGGAATTTCCCTGTAATCTGCAATAATTTCTGTAAAGGGTTCAATTATTTTTAAATACCCTTTATTAATTTTCCAGTAAGGAAAGAATTTCTGAAAAAAATATTTGGAATTTTTATTAAAGGGAAGTTTATGAATTCTAAAATTTATTTCTTCATTTTTTAAAAGATAAGATAGTTCTGAAATAGCTTTTGAATATTCTTCTGAGACCTGTATTCTATGAAATCTTGAAAAATCATTTATAATTGATTTTATAAAGTTTAAAGGTATATTTTTTTGTGATTCTTTTATAAGTTCTTTGATATTCATTTTGCCTTAAAAAAATTTTAAAAAAACTTGATTTTGCTTTTCAATTTTTGAAAAATAGGTAGTGAGTCAAGAAAAGATGCTTTTAGAGTTAAAAAGGACTACACGATATTAATCCTTACCAGTTTAAAATGTTATGGTATTTTTACAATCCTGATTTTTAATCTTTTTTGTAAAACTTTATTCCAAAAACTTTACACTTTTCCTTTGCTTCTTCCCTTATATAAGGAGAAACTATAAAAAGCTCCGGTTTTACCCCTGTTTTTTTCTCATAAAACTCCCCAATTTTTTTTAACTTCAAAACATCACCATCCGATACACTACTTTTTATCTCTATTAAATAATGTTTATCATCTTTTATAACAAGATCTACCTCAACTATCGATGGATAACCAAAAATCATCCCCTCATTATCATATTCCTCCCATTTCTCAACATTATAGAATCCAAGTTCTTTTAAAATATCTTTCATACTCTCTCTAAAAGCTTCCTCTGCAAAAATACCCCATCTTGCCCCTACTGCGGTTATGGCATCTCTTAAAGTCTTAAAACCATCCCTCATTTCCTTTGTTAGAAGTTCAAACCTCCTGTCAACCTCTTCAAATCTTTTATTTATTTCTTCAAATCTTTTATTTATCTCCTCAAATCTTTTATTTATCTCCTCAAATCTCTTATTTATCTCCCCAAATCTCTTATTAGTGTCTTCTCTTAATTCTTCAAATCTTTTATTTATTTCCTCAAATCTCTTATTAGTGTCTTCTCTTAGAGCCTTTAATTCCTCTCTTTGTAATTTTAATTCCTCTCTTTGTGCTTTTAATTCATTTAGTATTTCTTTTATTTCCTCTCTTGTTACTGCTCTTTTATCTATTATTTCCTCAATTTTTAGCCTGAAAAGTGGCGATTTTTCCATGATCTCCGGTAGTTTTTTCTCAATTATTTTTATAACATCCTCTTCACTTAAGATTTTTTTCATAATTTAATTATAAAGAAAAAAACTTTGATAATTCAATTACTTGAAGATAAAATTAAATTAAATTTATCAAAAAAATTTTCAATATATTTTTGGTGGCTTGAACTTTCAGGTGGTGACCCATATAGAGCAATTCCACATGTTGAAAGGATTGAAAATAAAGATAAAATTTCAATAACTCCATATGATAAAAATACTTCCCTAATTTTGTTTTTCTTTGAGGATAAAAAAGGTAAATTCATCTTGGATTCTATATAAACCGGTACCTTATGCGCTTTCCTTCCTTGGCTATTTTTATTTCTCTCAAGATGCTATTTTTGCTAATTACAAGAAATTTGAAGCCTTATGGACAAAAGAAAAAGAATATTATAAATACCATTATGATTTTATGGATGAGCTGTATTCTTTTGCACTAAAAATTGGAAAGAAAAAAATAATCCTTCCTTTTTACACGCAGCATACTTTACAAGTCAATGGGTTTTAGAGGTATAGCGCTATTGTCAGCATATTTATCCCAACCAGAAAGTTTAATTATATGACTTAAAGAAAGAGAAAAAAAGTAACTTCTGGAGCACAGGATGCAGTTTCTGTGTTAAAGAAATTCCACAGCTTAATGAACTTGTTAAAAAGTTTAAAGATAAAAAGGATGTTGTTTTTATTGCGATAACACATGAAAGTAAAGAGGTAATAGAAAATTTTTTAAAGAAACAGAATTTTGATTATCTTCTTGCGGTTGAGGATAAAGATTTACACAGAAAACTTAATATTTCTTCTTTTCCCACTCACATCATAGTTGATAAAAAAGGAAGAATTGTATGGAAAATATTAGGGGCATTACCTGATATAGATAAAGAAATAGAAAAGAAAATATATAAACTTCTTCTATTTCAGAAAAAGTATTGACAATATGGCGACAATATAGCAAAGGATGCTTTTTGGGGTTAAGAAGGATTGGAATATATTTATGGAAAAAGCAAAATCAAGAACATTTTGTAGTAGGCACTCAATGTAATCTAATTGAGTCAGAAAAATTCAAAATGCTTATCAATAATCCTTATAGGTTGGAACCCTCTATACCCAAACAACGCTTTTTATTTTCTTATTTATTTATATAAACTTGTTTGTAAATCCTGTTTTTAAACTTAACAAAATAAATTCCCCTTTTTAGATTTTTTATAGTTGATTTCCTACCTGAATAATCAAAAAGTAAAAATTTAAAAGAATTATAACCACTGATATCTGAAACAATAGTTGGAATTCTTAAATTTTCCTTCTCTGTTTTGTATTTTTCCGAAGTATTTAACTTTATTATTGAAAAAGGACCATCACTTGTATCAAAGGAACTATTCCACACATAATCTTTTGCATCAACCCTGAATAAAACGTTATTTGAAGTTGTATCTGGAATTATCCATTCAAAAAGAGTATCAAAATGAAAAATTGAATCAATTTTTATAAAGGAATTTCCTCCATCAATTGAATAGTGGAAATTTATTAAGGAAATACCAGAATTATCATAAAGACTGTACTTTACATAAATTGTATCTCCTGCATAAAATGTTTCTTCACCATTAGGAAAAATAACAGAAACTTGAGGGGGTGTTTTATCCCTTTTTAATCTTGCAAACCATATATCATCAGATGTGTAGTTTATGTCAGAATGACAAAAATCTGTTCCCACAATATAATCTTTTGTGCAAACTTCTATGTAATCTCCTATGAAATTCTGCCTGTAGGGTTTTCGTGCTCTATCAGTTACTTTAATTTCATTTGAAAAATTTAACCCGAAATCTTTTGAAACTCTGTAATATAATTCAAGACTGTCAATACTTTTTCTTGTATCATACCATACAACATGAACATATCCTGAGTCATCCACAGACACTGAGGGAAAGAATTGACTTCTCACTGTATTCAGGTTAAGTCTTTGTGGAACTGAAAAACTTTGCCCACCGTCAATTGATCTTGTAAAATAAACATCAAATTGAGTATGAGATGGATCAGAAGAATGATAAACCACATAAAGATTACCATTTTTCCTGTCAACATCAAAGGAAGGTAACACATAATCTCTCCATGGAAGTATCGAGTTATAGTAATAATCAGCTACATGAATTGGTGAACCAAAAGTATTTCCTCCATCAACTGATTTTATTAACCATATCCCATAATCATAAGCTGGATTTTGAGGAGAATCATAAGTCCAGAGAACATAAATAGTATCACCCCTTCCTTTCCTTGGTATGGGTGCCATACCTGATGAAGTTAAATACAGAGGTGAAGAAAAACTATTACCCCCATCTGTAGATTTCATGAGATAAACACCATAAGTCGAACTAATAACATCCCACACAATAAAAATTGTATCACCATACACACTCATCCAGGGTTTGTCATCAAGGTCAAAAGGAGTATTTGTTAAATTTATTGGAGTTTCCCATGTTTTACCTCCATCAAAAGATCTGCAAAATCCGAGGTCTCCGGTAAAACTTCCACGATTAAAACTTATAAAGGTAAAAAAAACTGTGTCACCATTCCCGAAATCTATAACAGGATCACCCTGATTGGAATCAGCCATAAGACCCCTTGCAGGAAAAAGGTTATTACCAAAAGTAATACCACCGTTATGAGAGTAGGTTGTTCCAACAGTTACATATCCAGGGTATCCCCTATAATCATTCCATCCGCATACAATTTTATTTTTATTTATTGATATTGTAGTTTCGTTTTGATTTTTATTGTCAGGTGGTTTTATTATATCAATATTTTGATCAAA
This window encodes:
- the lon gene encoding endopeptidase La — translated: MEEKEFESHIPEVLPVIPVKGGVIFPGIAIPFTIKEETYQKLIDEALKQDKIFGSFLQKEEKREFEPENIFKIGTAVYIHRMFRAPDGSMRLFIQGIKRIEILEFVKKEIGFYAKVKILQDELPKDNKILEALKHSILSTLKEIIQAVPYIPEEALIFLSGIEDYSIFTDMVASSINIEPLEKQKLLETLNLEERMKKVLSFLTAEKEVASLSKKIKEEVDESIEKTRREHILREQLRAIQKELGELDETEKEIQELRKKIEEKKMPDEAREVALRELDKLSRIHPASPEYSVSRNYIDWLIALPWSEETEDILDLERAKKILDEDHYNLEKVKERILEFLAVRIIKKGKLKGPILCFIGPPGVGKTSLGKSIARALGRKFIRMALGGIRDEAEIRGHRRTYVGALPGRIIQGIRQVGTKNPVFMLDEVDKIGLDFRGDPASALLEVLDPEQNYSFRDHYIEVPFDLSQVFFIATANTLYTIPPPLLDRMEIIEIPGYVDKEKLFIATRYLIPRQKKENGLDGMNINFTKKALEKIINEYTREAGVRQLERKIGEIMRKIAME
- a CDS encoding Hsp20/alpha crystallin family protein translates to MKFEEGFIFQIVRTMREEAPSRFLAPPANVYETENEWIIELIMPGIEKNSLKVVLEDEILKVEAKKEKSEELAMCHHCYEWPYSEYRRIIELPKEIESSQISTSYRNGILKIRIPKRIKKIIEIEVKEE
- a CDS encoding DUF4910 domain-containing protein — its product is MNIKELIKESQKNIPLNFIKSIINDFSRFHRIQVSEEYSKAISELSYLLKNEEINFRIHKLPFNKNSKYFFQKFFPYWKINKGYLKIIEPFTEIIADYREIPLSIIPRSKKTYGIYEIVDFEKYKGEKDKKIFLTENFRKTFYEIRGYDAGILYFGMPEIEGVREEGDLEDSIHYVSFWEEGFFGFSISPRKGKKLKKILKKHKKLKAEIEIVSEFGEGFIEIVDIFFKGEENKKEVWLVSHFCHPSPFANDNLSGVAVSLGIAKYINELIKKNKAKLKRNLRILLLPEMTGTVAFLKEFFNENIEVISALNLDMVGEDQDKCKSVMTVEKEPFFIRSFAGYLAGLIMNYLPEGAKNFRGTSEIPLFRKTMSDYSGGSDHYILISPEFGIPSCMINYWPDKFYHTTADTTDKISEISLKNSFSLAYAYLYFLLNFEKEDVLFLKEKMKEIFKREIFELKIKEVKKEEFIREYFGLINAFKSLNKLEKNISIKDDLKEIEEFIEKEKIKKEKIERIKTKEKFILRKKEKGVPLSLSLHLDLKERKIYDNKREKIKNLPLLIDLISYLADGKRDFEEILNTLNLEIGKLKIKDVHFAIDILEKIKFMEKI
- a CDS encoding DUF3782 domain-containing protein, with protein sequence MKKILSEEDVIKIIEKKLPEIMEKSPLFRLKIEEIIDKRAVTREEIKEILNELKAQREELKLQREELKALREDTNKRFEEINKRFEELREDTNKRFGEINKRFEEINKRFEEINKRFEEINKRFEEVDRRFELLTKEMRDGFKTLRDAITAVGARWGIFAEEAFRESMKDILKELGFYNVEKWEEYDNEGMIFGYPSIVEVDLVIKDDKHYLIEIKSSVSDGDVLKLKKIGEFYEKKTGVKPELFIVSPYIREEAKEKCKVFGIKFYKKD
- a CDS encoding sialidase family protein — translated: MDIIKLLIFGVLIKDTLVKNPYQIKEKLNNFFTLKEKSEREIEFTLIFKKDIENFILLAEKDIKRKFIFKELKMKIEFKMNPLSPQKTEIILNSEAEVFGWYDKVFIPPTYLKRESKGIIERKILDYLKEKENFDIKYENENSLNIFSLPFDQNIDIIKPPDNKNQNETTISINKNKIVCGWNDYRGYPGYVTVGTTYSHNGGITFGNNLFPARGLMADSNQGDPVIDFGNGDTVFFTFISFNRGSFTGDLGFCRSFDGGKTWETPINLTNTPFDLDDKPWMSVYGDTIFIVWDVISSTYGVYLMKSTDGGNSFSSPLYLTSSGMAPIPRKGRGDTIYVLWTYDSPQNPAYDYGIWLIKSVDGGNTFGSPIHVADYYYNSILPWRDYVLPSFDVDRKNGNLYVVYHSSDPSHTQFDVYFTRSIDGGQSFSVPQRLNLNTVRSQFFPSVSVDDSGYVHVVWYDTRKSIDSLELYYRVSKDFGLNFSNEIKVTDRARKPYRQNFIGDYIEVCTKDYIVGTDFCHSDINYTSDDIWFARLKRDKTPPQVSVIFPNGEETFYAGDTIYVKYSLYDNSGISLINFHYSIDGGNSFIKIDSIFHFDTLFEWIIPDTTSNNVLFRVDAKDYVWNSSFDTSDGPFSIIKLNTSEKYKTEKENLRIPTIVSDISGYNSFKFLLFDYSGRKSTIKNLKRGIYFVKFKNRIYKQVYINK